The bacterium genome contains the following window.
CGACGAGGACGTGTTCCGCGACCCCGACGTCTTCGACATCCGCCGCAGCCCGAACGACCACGTCGCGTTCGGCTTCGGCGAGCACTACTGCCTGGGCGCCAACCTCGCCCGCCTCGAGCTGCAGGAGATCTTCCGCGGCATCACCACCCGCCTGCACGACATGGAGATGACCGCGCCCCCGCGCCGCCTGCGCTCCTGCTTCATCAACGGCGTGAAGGAGATGCAGGTCCGCTTCCGCCCCGGCCCGCGGTCGCGCTGACCCCCTCCGCACTCCCCGTCGTCGGGCCGCCGCGTACGGGTGGACCGCCGATGCCCATGCCGCCGCCGGCTACCTGGGCGACGGTGGTGAAGCCGCCGAAAGTTCCGGGCACCCTCGAGGCGCGGGCCGACGACTGCGGGCCCGTGGTGAGGCGTCCCCGAGCAGCGCCAATTTGAACCGGACCCCTGACCGGATTCAGTTTGGACCAGATGGTCCCCCGGGTGCGGGAGATGGACGGGCTGCGACGCGAGCTGGCGGCGTGAGCCTATCGCCCAAGCACGAGATCGAGTCCGGCGAGCAGCAACTCGACCTGGGTTCGGGACACGCGCCCCACGCGCTCACTCAGCAACAGCTTGTCGATGGCGATGACCTGGGAGAGGTTGGCGACCGAGTCCTTCGTCAGACCCGTGCTACGGGCGCGTAGCAGCACATTCCCTGGTGCGTCGGCCCAGCGTAGGTCGCTCGTCAGCGGCACGCAGACGACGGTCGGCAAGCGACTGCGATTGAGGGCTTCGCCCTGCAATACCACGATCGGGCGGCGGAACCCCGGACCCGACCCGGTCGGATCGGGGAGGTCGGCCCACCACACCTCCCCCTGCGCGACTACTTCCATTCGGTCCGTTCGAGAATGCGCCGGGCCGCAGTCGAGACCCCAGCATCACCCTGCGGACCCACCTCCTCGCAGACGCGATTCATCGCCTCCGTGACGGCCTCCGGATCATGACGAGCCAGGTATTCGGCCACCGCCTCCGCGTACAATTGGCTGCGCGACTTCCGCAGCCTGCGCGCCAGGCGCTCCGCGCCCGCGTACACCTCGTCGGGAATCGAGATCGCCGTCTTCATACCAGAAGTATAACCGCGCCTGCTGAACGCGGGCAAGCGACGTCTGCGCAGCCGTGGGACTGAAGAACATCGCCCCTGGGCGTGTAAGCGCCAACTGCCACGCTGCTGCCGCTGTCTCCATCCGTCTGGGAGGAAACGTCCCCAAGTATCGCCAGTTTGAACACCCTAACGAGCGTTTTGAACTCGGCGGTCGCCTGGGTGCGGTTGACGGGCTGCGACGGGCGCTGGCAGCATGACGCCTCGCCGGTCCTTCGAGGTCGTGGCGGCCGTCGGGGAGGCCCGAGAAGGTTTGATTCCGGACATGCGGGGGACGTGTGCTATCGGTCGCCAGTAGCAGCGGGAGCGATGGATGAAATTTGGGCGAATCACGGTCGATCCGAAGCTCATGGGCGGCGCGCCCTGCATCCGGGGCCTGCGGATACCGGTTGCCACGGTGGTCGGGATGGTCGCCGATGGCATGGCCGAGGATGAGATCCTGCGCGGCTACCCCGACCTCGAACTGGACGACATCCGCGAGGCACTCCGCTATGCCGCTGCGGCCGTTCGCGAGCGAGAGCTGCCGCTCGTCAAGGCCGGGTGAGGTTCCTGGTCGACAACGCGCTGTCGCCAGGTGTGGCCGAAGGCCTGCGCGTCGCAGTCCACGACGCTGTGCACGTGCGCGAGTACGGCATGTCGAGTGCTGCCGACGAAGACGTCTTCGCGCGCGCCGCGCGCGACGAGCGCGTCCTGGTGTCGGCGGACACCGACTTCGGAACGCTCCTCGCCGTTCGCCAGGAGAAGCGGCCGTCGGTGATCCTGTTCCGCCGCGCGAGTCAGCGCCGGGCCGACGCGCAGTCGCAGTTGCTGTGCGTCAACCTTCCCAATGTCCAGGCCGTGCTCGAAGACGGCGCAGTCGTGGTCTTGGAGGACACACGCGTGCGGATTCGCCTGCTGCCGATCGATTGAGGCAACCCGCAGAGTTCTTACGCGGTTGACCGTTTCAGGCCGCTCCCGGAAGGTCCCGCTGTCACCTTTGGGCACGGGCGGAGGGAGCCTCCCCGACGGGATTTGAACACGGTCAGCCGGAAGCGCCCGCGGCGCCGGAAGAGCCTGGAAACACAAGCGGCACAGAGCCTCGGCGCTCTCGCCGGCGCTCCCGCCCGAGCGCCTGAATATCCCAATTCGTCCCGGCGTTTCCCGCCGAACCAGTGACGGTCACTGGTCCACGTTTTCGCTTCGCCACGTGCGCGCGAGGCCGCCGTGCGGCCCTCCCCCCTCCCTGTCGGGTGTGCATTGCGACCGCGCTTCCTTCGATTCGCCGCGTTGCCAGCAGCTCCGCTGGCCGCGCCGAGTCGCCGCGGGCCCGTCACGCCGGACGAGAGCCGGCGGTCACATCGGGCGGAGCCGCGGGGGCCGTCACGCGCCCGTCACGCGGCCACCAGATCGCCACCACGGCGCGGGTGGCACAGCCAGGCAGCAGGGGCTCGCCCTCCCGCACGTCGGCGACGACGTAGCCGGCGCGCACGGCGCGTGACACATACGCCGCCCGGAGGGACACCGGAAAGCCGACGCTGAACCCGTAGCCCGCACGCGCCATGCCGACCCGCACCAGGCGCAGCGCCCGCGCCGCCGGCTCGCGCTGGGGACCGAAGAACTCGACAAAGCGCCCGACCTGGCAGAACAGCAGCGTCCTGGGTCCCGCGTGACGGATCAAGCGGCGGTACTGGATCGAGAAGCGCAGCGCGGCGACGGGCTGGTGCGGCCAGCGCAGCAGCACTCGCCACGGATCGTCGCCGACGGGCGCGAACAGCGCCACCAGCCAGCCGTGGCGGTCCCACAGGCGCGCCCAGTGTCGGTACGCGGCGCCGTGGCGGAGATGGCCGCTGTACGAGGCCAGGATCGCGCGCAGGGCCGGCAAGGCCTCGGCGTTTCGCTCGAGGTCGAGCACCAGTGCCGCGCCGTTCCAGCGCCGGCGCAGTTGGCTGCGCCCGAATTTCCGCAGCCGCGCCTGGCAGGCCGCCAGCGTGCGGCCGCGCGGGCGGCGATGATTCCAGCAGGTCGTCCAGCCGACGAAATCGACGCCGCGGCCGACCGGCTGCGGCAGTGCGTCGGGCTCGCGCAGGCGCAGTTGCAGCCGGTCGGCGACGAAGCCCCGGATCGCCTCCCGCCAGCGGCACAGGACCCCCGCGTCGGCGTGCAGCAGGATGCAGTCGTCCACGTAGCGCAGGTAGAGCCGACAGCGCAGCTCGCGCTTCACGAACTGGTCGAGCTCGTTCAGGTAGACGTTCGCCCAGAACTGGCTGGTCAGGTTGCCGATCGGCAGGCCGCGCTCGGGGCCGTTGCCGAACAGGCTCTTCTGCGCGGGTACCGGGTAGGCCTCCGAGCTCGGCGGCGGTGTCCGCCGGGGGCCGCGCCGGAAGTGATAGTCGGCGGCGGGGTCGTGGAAGAGGATCGTGCGGGTGAGCCAGCGCAGCTCCGGGTCGCGCACGGCGCGGGCGATGATCGCGTACAGCGTCGGCTTGTCGATCGACGGGAAGAAGCTGGCGATGTCAAGCTTCAGCGCCCACGCCGGCCGCCGGCCGTTGGCCGTGACGCGGCGCAGGAACTCCATCAGGCGGGTGCTGGCCGCGAGGACGCCCTTGGCGGTGCGGCAGGCGTACGAGTCGTGGATGAAGCGCGGCTCGAAGATCGGCTCGAGGCGCGACACCAGGACGTGGTGCACGACGCGATCGCGGAAGTCGGCGGCGAACACCTCGCGCGGCTTCGGGCCCTCTGTGACGAAGCAGATCGAGCGCCCCGGCCGGTAGGTGTGCTCGCGCAGCTCTTCCTGCAGCTGCAGCAGGTTGGCCTCGGCGTCGATCTCGAAGCGGAGCTGGTTGATGGTGTTGCGCTTGTTGCGCCGGCAGGCGCGGTACTGCCGCCACAGATTCTCGAAGGCGTAGAGGTCGCTGGTCATCGCCGGCCGTCGGTGGCCTGGGGCGTGCGACGGTGCGCTGGTCGTGCCCCCGGTCTCACCGGTATGCCTCGCGCCGAGGGCGGACGCGCAGGATCCGCACGGTGCGTCCGCGGTCGTCCACCTCGTACAGGACCCGGTAGTCGCCGACCCGCAGGCGGTAGTCGTCCCGCCCGCTGCCCTGGAGCTTGCGCGCGCCGGGCGGGCGCGGCGTGGCGGCGAGCGAGCGCACGGCGCCGACGACGCGGCGGAAGACCGCCGCCGGCAGCCGCATCAGATCGCGCTCGGCCTGGGCGGCGAGAACGACCTCATGCATCCGGCGTGTACGACTTCAGGAAGTCGTCCAGCCGCCGGAACTTGAGCGGTCGCCGCCGCATGGCCTCGAGGGCGCGCAGGTCGTGCGCGTCCTCGGCCCGCTCGAGCAGCTCGCGATAGTGCTCGATGTCGAGGATGACCGCCGCGGGCTTGCCGTCGCGGAGCACGATCTCCGGCGCCTTGCGCTTCGTCTTCATGTTTCCTTGCTCCCTGGACCGGCCACGATCCCACCATACCGCGCCATGGGGCGCCCCCCAAGGCAGCGCGAGGGGTTTCAGCGCCGGGCGGCGGGAGGCCAGCCTCCCGCCGCACCGGACACGGGGCCGCGCCCCGCCGGCCAGTGCCAGCGGGGCGATTCGACGGACCATGAGCCGCCGCGGACGGCACGAACATAGAAGGTATTGCTCTTATTGTTCGCGTTCACGTTGCCGTCGTTGAAGTTCACGTTCCACGCGTTGGTCGGATTGTTCTGGTAGGTAGTAGACGACCAGTAGTTGTTCGACTGCGTGGCCCTCGCCGCTTGTTCCCGCGCGCCGCCGAACGGCGCGGCGGCCGGACCCGGACGCCTGGCCCAGCCGCGGCCGGGGAAGGCGCCCTTGTGCCTCGGCCCCGCTACGGGGCTCCGGCGTTGACCGGCGGGCAGCCGATGCCGAGGCCGCCGGTGGACGAGGGACCTCATGATCATGGCACGCTCGGCTCCGCTATCTCGTCGAGAATCACGCGCCGATTCTGGCCACGGCCCCGTTGTTGGCTCTTCAGCCAACCTTCATTCTGCCTGGCGATGTCGGTCACCAGGCGGATGGCGTGCTCGAAGGACTTGAAGGTGGGCAGCGCCTGCGCGTCGTGGCACAGGCGCAGCACCACTTTCAGCTCCTCCACCTCTTCCCGCACCTGCAGCAGTACGCGCCCCTTCTCGCGCCGGGCGTTGGCGCGCACGATGAGCTTCAGCACCCGCCGCGCCCCGTCGCGCAGATCCTGCCCGAGCGAGTACTTGTGGTAGCGTGAGAAGCCGCGCACGAGCTGCTCGAAGTACAGGCACAGCTCGTACGCCGCCTTGTAGATCGGCAGATGTTCGGTCTGCGCCATGGCGCGAAAGCGTCCTCGCTGGGGGCTCCGCCCCCAGACCCCCGAATCAAATAATCAAAGTCTCAAAGAGCCAAATGATCGATCATGAGCCGCCGCGGACGGCACGACCATAGAAGGTCCCGCTCTTATTGGTCGCGCTCACGCCGCCGTCGTTGAAGCCCACGTCCCACGCGTAGGCCGGATTGGACTGGTAGGTAGTAGACGACCAGTAGAGGTCCGACTGCGTGCAGCTGCACGTCGCCGTCGTGCAGGCTGCAGCGCAACTCGTATTGAACGTCGGGTCGATCGCCGGACTGACGCGGCCGTGGTCCGCCAGCGTGAAGAGCTCAAACGAGTTCGGCAGCCGCCAGTCCGTCTGCCCGGCGAAGGCCGTGCAGCTCCCCGTGCCGGCCCCACTGCAGCACGCGTCCGGGTTGTTCAACGCGATGCAGCCGGCCACGTTGCCGTTGAGCACCTGGATCTTCTTGAACGCGTTGTACCAGGTGAAGGTCGCGCTGAAGTCGTGGATGCCGTTGGCGTTGTTGTCGTCGAGCTTCTCCCACACCAGGCCGGTCCGGTTGTCGGTGATCGTGCCGTTGGCGTTCACCGTGTAGCTGCGCGTCTGGCCCTTCAGCGTCGTCCCGTCCTGCCCCGACGGCGAGCCCGGACACGCCCCGAGGGTGCCCCCGCCCTGGTCGCACTGCGTCTGTCCCGTGCGCAGCGGCTGGCTTGGCAGGACGGTGCCGGTCACCCCGAAGATGTCCACGCCGCTCTTGATGTTTCCGGCCACCAGGTCAGTATCGCCAGCCACCGTTCCCGTGCCGTCGTGGTAGCCCTGGCTGATCGCCACCGGCGCGGTCCCCGGCGTCACGTTCTGCTGCCCGATGTTCGCCATGCTACCCGTCAGCCCGATGCCGGCCCCACTCGAAAACGTCTTCCCGCTCAGCACGTCACCTTGCGCCGCCGTGCCGGCGTTGACCGTCGTCAGGCTGCTGGAGCAGCTCGTCAGGCTGGCATTGCACGTGCCAAGGTTCGTGTTGCAGGTGCCCAGATCCCCGGTGCACGTGCTCAGGTTCCCGTTGCACGTCGTCAGGCTCGCCGTGGTCGCGGTCAGAGTGGTGTTGCAGGTGGCAAGGTTGGTGTTGGAGGTCCCCAGGCTGCCGTTGCACGTGCCCAGGCTGGCGTTGCAGGTCGCCAGGTCCCCAGAGCAGTCCGGCAGCGGCCCACCGGCCAGCGCGGTCGCCACGTCGTCGCTGCACTGCGTGAGGAACGCCTGGATCTGCGCCTGCGTAGCGCCCGCCGGGCACTGCCCCATGCCGTTGGTGTCCGCCTGATTGAACTTGGCCGCGAAGGAGTCATCGCACTTGCCGTAGTCCGGCGTCGTCGCCGTCTTCACCGCCTTGGCCTCGGCCTTCAGCCGGCAGAAGCTGTACTTGCCCGACGTCTTCAGCTCGCTCGACTGGCACTTCTCGGCATCGCTGACCGCCCCGGCCCTCCCCGCCGCCAGTAGCAGCGCCGCTGCCGCCACCAGCACTCTCGTGATCGTCATGTCCCCTCCCGCTGACGCCCGTCCGACCCGGTCCCCCCATGGGACGCCGCGGCAGGCAGCATCTCGCGCCTGCCATATCCGCAGCGCATTATTCAAGTAGTACATTAGCGTCTGCCGCGGCGATCTCCTGGAGGGCGCCGTTCCCTTCCCTATTGGCAACCTCGTCGCGATGAGCCGGAACCGCCGCCAACCATGTCAGGCGAGCCGCCATCGAGCAGCACCGAGTCCGAGGCGCTGCGGGAGACCGACGAGGGCGTCGAGGTGTGTCGGCGATGCGCCATCGTCCGGGAAGGCCGTTGGAGCAATCGTCCTGGGAGGCCCTTGGAGCATAATGATGACGGTCGCGCGCATCACCGTCGACCCGGCCCGCATGGACGGCGCCCCTGCATCCGTGGCCTGCGCATCCCGGTGGCCACGGTGCTGGACATGGTCGCCGACGGAATGACCGAGCCGGAGATCCTCGCCGCGTACCCCGACCTCGAGGCCGACGACATCCGCGAGGGGCTGCGGGATGCCGCGCTGGCCGTTTGCGAGCGTGAGGTGCCACGCGTGAAGGCCGGGGGAGATTCCGATATCGGCCGCGCCGGCGGTGTCAGTAACTGCGTACCGCGAGTCCGGGTACGCGGTCGAAGTGCCGGACGTTGCGCGTCAGCACCGTCGCGCCGTCGACCAACGCCGCTGCCGCGATCAAGACGTCCATGGTGCCGATGGAACGCCCGGAGCCGTTCAGCACCTTCACCAGCCGTGCATACACCGGCGGCAAGCGATTGTCTGGATAGCTCACGACGAGTCCCTGACACAGCCGCCGTACGCGTTGGCGCTCCACCGCCGGCTGCCGGGCCCCCTCTGCACCGACCAACAGTTCGCACAGCGCGTGTAGCCCGACACGGACCTCTTCGCCCGCCAGCGAAGCGAGCAGCGCCGTTGCGGGACCAGCCTTGCCCCGCCGGCTCTCGCGCAGGAGATCGACGAGAAACGAGGTGTCGGCGTGGATCACAATCGGACGCGGCGCGGGCGACTGCGGCGCCGCGCCTTCACCTGCTCGTCGATCGCATCAAGCGTCGCTTCCGACAAGCGCGTCCGCTGCGCGAGCTTCAGCAGGTCCGCTCCCGTCATCTTGCGGCCGAGGCGCTGCTTGATCGTCTGCGAGAAGGATTCGCCCGGCCGCTTGCAGCGCGAGAGGATCTCGTAGGCCTCGAGGTCGATCGTGATCGTCTTGACCGCCATGCACTGACCATGCACTTACAATCGCCCGTCGGTCAACAGCCGGGAACGCCAGCGAGCGCGCGCCCAGCCGCCCGGCCTGCGGCCTGGCTCGGCCTGGTCGAGCCGCTCCGGCCGTTCCTTGATACGGATTCTGACGCGGAGAGCCCACACCAGTGACACCGCGCGTGCGGTCATTGGTCGGCGGCTGAAACCCCTTGTGGAGGAAGGCGTCCCCGACGGGATTTGAACCAAGCTGAAAGCTTGAAAACAAAGGGCTTTGTGCGCCGCGATGTGTCCCAAATGGCCCCGATTCGGGGCAGTTTGAACACCGGTGTTCAACTCGCGACAAGATCCGTGCAGGCAGGGCTTACATCCCGCGCCCGTCGTCAGCCGGTGCTTTCTTTGTAGTGATTGAAGGCTCGCTGCACGAGTTCGACCATGCTCATCCCATGGCGCACCGCGTACAGCTTGAACTCCTGGTGGAACGCGATCGGGACGCGAACATTGAGCGAGTGAATCTCGCCGGGGACGGGCTTCGTCAGGTTCTGGCTGGCACGAGCCGCCGGCGGCGGTTCTCCCTTGGTCGTGCGTGCCGGTGGCTGCTTGACCGTCGTCACCATCGGATTACGCCGCTCCTTGCAGCTCGGTCAGCTTGTCGATGCGATTGATGATGGCCTGGGCGAGCTCCTCGGCACGCTGATTCAGGCTTCGAAAGGGCGTCTCCGTCAGGGTGCGCCCCAGATCGAAGGCGCGGCGGTACGCCGTGCGCTCCGGGATGCCGCCGGGCAGAACATAGTACCCTGCCCGCTTGATGTAGTCTCGGGCCTCCTCGAGTTCGGCCGCGCTGTCGCCAACCTTGAGGAGCGCAATGGCGATCTTGCCAGCGTCGACCCGGTTCTTCGTCAGTTCATGCGCCAGCCGCACGGTCGGCTCCAGATCATCGAGGGCCAGGCCGGTAGGCAAAATCAGGAAGTGACTGACGCGGGCGACCTCGAGTGTCGCCGCCGTGGCGTGGGGCGCACCGTCAAAGATGACCAGGTCGTAATGGCCGGCGACCTTACGCGCATCTGCAACCGAAGCGAACTGCTCGACGGCGACTTGCGGGTCCGCGCCGTTGTTGAGCCGCCTCGACTGCCATTTGAAGCTCGTGGATTGCGACAGATCGAGGTCCGCGATTTTGACGTTCCAACCACCCGCCGCATACTCGCGGGCGATGATCCGGGCCAGGGTGCTCTTCCCTACCCCGCCCTTCTGCGACACGACGCCGATCAGCAATCCCATCCACCAGCCCCCCGAGCGCTTCCTTGCGTGCATGACCGCAAGCGTTCTTGGACGAAAGCGCGCTATTATACCGGATATCTATATTGTTGCAACACACAATAGCCGCAGCATCTCCACCGTGCGTGCATGCTGCAGTGCTGACAAGCGAGCATGAACGCGTACAAGCGGGACGAGGGTGGACCGAAGCCCACCCTGCCTGGCCGCTTATGCGGCCTGTTCCTGCGGCTTAGCCTTCGGCGTCCTGAGGCTAATCCGGCCGGACGCAACCGGGACCAGATCAAGCTGGAGCGTATAGCCCTCGCTATCCTTGTGCTTCCATGCGGCCCCGATCCGGGTCCAGAACCCCTCTTTGCCATCCTCGCCGTCGCGCACGTGGTAGGCGATGAAGGCTGGGGAATTCTTCTCTGTCTGAAACATGGTGTTCTCCTTTCATGGTTGGTTTCGGATGCGCGGGACACAGCAAAGGCGAAGAAGCCGCCGGCTCATGGCCAACACGGACGCTTGGAGCGGGCCGGCCATTGATCCAGCGGCGCGCCTGGCGACACGCGAAGCCTAACGAGACCAACCGGAAAGGGGAACGAGAATCGGGAGGAGGGGTCCCATTGACGAATCCACTCCGAGGGGAACGGCGCAGGCCGGCAACGAGCCAGGCGGCCGTGGCGGGGCTTGCGCGGGGGAACGCGTGCATGCATGCACGCAAAGAAGCCGCTGCTCTCCGAGCGAACCAGCCGCTCAAGCAATTCGCCTCGTCAACTATTCTCAGCCAAGCGTATCCGAGATGCGTGGAGCTCCACACGCAATCGTGATAGACGACTGCGCACTTTTTCGAACCACGTTGATGATATGAGCCTGTATGATGAAGTCACGGCGCACCCGCGCGGCGCCCAATTTTTCCGGGCGGACCTCCACATCCATTCCTACGGCGGGTCGCACGACGTGAAGGATTCCACGATGACACCCGAGGCCATCGTGGCAACGGCGATTGCTGAAGGTTTGGGCGCGATCGCTGTGACCGATCACAACGAGATCAACAACGTCGCCCCCGCGTTGGCCGCCGCGAAGAACAAGCTCTTTGTCGTGCCAGGCGTCGAACTGTCCACACCGGAAGGGCACCTCCTATGCTATCTCCCATCCCTTCCCGCACTAGAACAATTTCACGGACGATTGAGCATCGTCGATCGGGATACACCGACGTCGCGATGTCAGACCGGGGTTCTCGAGTGCCTGCGACTTTTGCACGAGATTGGAGGCTTCGGTGTCCTGGCACATGTAGATGGTGACGGCGGCTACGAGAAACACGTTCCTGGGTACGGTCCTCACAAAGTCGATGTGCTCTGCCATGCTGGCCTGCTCGGCTTGGAGCTGAAACACGAATCTTCCCCGATTCTTTACACCAATGAGGATTCTGACCCGCAGCGAGCGGCAATTGCCGCCGAGAGAATCGCTCGACTAAAGCTCGGGAGCCGCCAGTTTCTAGCGCGAGTGTCCAATTCGGACTCGCACGCGCTTACCGCACTCGGAAAAAACGCGAGCGGCGATCGCCGCGTCACCCGCATCAAGATGGACACGCCTACCTTCGCCGCTCTCAAGGTAGCGTTCGAGGACAGCGATGCGCGCGTCAGGCTCGAGGCACAGTTGCCGCCTTCGATCGCCCACGTGGTAGGTGTTCACATCGAGGGAGGATTCCTCGACGGTCAGATGATCCACTTCAGCCCGAATCTGAACTGCATCGTGGGGGGTCGGGGAACCGGCAAATCGACGACTTTCGAGGCCGTTCGCTGCCTCTGTGGCGAGCAGAGCGACAGCGACCTTGTGGATTCGGAGATATGGCCAACAAAGATGCATCTGATTTGGCAGGATGAAGCCGGCGTGCGGCATCTCCTGTGTCGCGAACTGAATGGTATCGTTGAAAATACCAATGATCCCGTGTCAGGCCCGTCCGCCTTTCGTATCGATTGCTTTGGCCAAGGAGAGACGGCCAAGATTAGCGCTCAGGCCCACTCCAATCCGATGGCACTGCTTGGATACCTCGACCGGTTTGTAGACGTCCGGCAGGCGCGTGACGATGAAGAGCAAGCACGAAGCGATCTTCTGAGCTTGCAAACCGAAATCGAAAAGGCCGAAGCCAATGTAGAGCTGATCCCACAACACGAACGGGCTCTCGCGATTGTCCAACAGCAGTTGCAAGCCCTTAAAACGGCAGGCGCTGAGGATCTCATCGAACTCCAGCGTAAACTCGCCGAGGAAGCAACACTACGTGAAGCTGTCGCGCAAAAGCTTAGTGCAGTAAAGGACATCATCGCCGGCGGTTCGCCAAAAGCAACGTTGGCAGAGCTGCGTACTCTCGCGGACCCACAACACCTAACCGTTGGTCCCACGGAGTTTCGACTAATTCTCGAGCAGGTCGGGGCCTTCGAGCAGCATTCGGCGACCGTAGATCAGACCCTGCAGGCCGCACTGAGCGGCCTGATCGCATCGACGCGCTCTGAGCTCACGAAATGGAAGGGCAAGGAGAGCGCAATTCAGGCTTCGATAGACGCGAAGCGCAAAGAGCTGGAGGCGCAAGGGCATCGCTTGGACATGGCATACATCCAGAAGCTCGCTAAGGACGAAGCGACGCATCGGCAGAGTGTGGCGGACTTAAAGACGTGGAAGCCTCATCTCAACCAACTGCGGATCAGGCGGGCCGCTGCGCTGAAAGCGCGCTGGAGCGCGCGATCTGCGATCTACACCGCGCGCGAAGGGTTTGCGAGGCGTGCCAATAGGGTGTTGCACGAATCTCTTTCAGATTTAACCGTCACTTTGAAGTTTGTCGAGAACGGGTGCTCACCAGAGGCCGAGCGGCTGATTGTCGACACGATGGGCTGGCGAACTCTACAGGTGCCAGGTGCGCGCGTACTAATTCAGAATCTTACGGTACCTAAACTGCTCGACGCAGTCAGTGCGAGGGATACAAAAGCCATTACCTCGCTGACAGTCGATGGTGCGCAGGTCTTTGATTTGAGGGCAGCGACGGTTCTCCTGGAGCGCCTTGCGCAGCCGCACGTTAGGTACCAGCTCGAACGTTGCGAATTGCATGAGCTGCCGCGCCTATTGAGTCTCGCAGAATATAGTGACGGGATCTAGAACAGCTCCGCTTGCTGCCAGAAGGCGGTCACCAGCGTGGGGCGGCGCTGCATTCGGCGCAAGGCGCGGCGCGCCACGGTGGTGAGCTGCGAGAAGTCCTTCGGACAGAAGTTGGGCAGCTCATGCTTCTTCCAGTACCCCCAGATGTATTCCACGGGGTTCAGCTCCGGCGCGTAGGCGGGCAGGTACTCCAGGTGAATCGCGCCGCGCTGGCGAGCGATGAAGTCCTTCACCAGTCGACTGCGGTGCTGCCGCAGCCCATCCCAGATGATGAGCAGCTTGCCGGGG
Protein-coding sequences here:
- a CDS encoding PHP domain-containing protein, which produces MSLYDEVTAHPRGAQFFRADLHIHSYGGSHDVKDSTMTPEAIVATAIAEGLGAIAVTDHNEINNVAPALAAAKNKLFVVPGVELSTPEGHLLCYLPSLPALEQFHGRLSIVDRDTPTSRCQTGVLECLRLLHEIGGFGVLAHVDGDGGYEKHVPGYGPHKVDVLCHAGLLGLELKHESSPILYTNEDSDPQRAAIAAERIARLKLGSRQFLARVSNSDSHALTALGKNASGDRRVTRIKMDTPTFAALKVAFEDSDARVRLEAQLPPSIAHVVGVHIEGGFLDGQMIHFSPNLNCIVGGRGTGKSTTFEAVRCLCGEQSDSDLVDSEIWPTKMHLIWQDEAGVRHLLCRELNGIVENTNDPVSGPSAFRIDCFGQGETAKISAQAHSNPMALLGYLDRFVDVRQARDDEEQARSDLLSLQTEIEKAEANVELIPQHERALAIVQQQLQALKTAGAEDLIELQRKLAEEATLREAVAQKLSAVKDIIAGGSPKATLAELRTLADPQHLTVGPTEFRLILEQVGAFEQHSATVDQTLQAALSGLIASTRSELTKWKGKESAIQASIDAKRKELEAQGHRLDMAYIQKLAKDEATHRQSVADLKTWKPHLNQLRIRRAAALKARWSARSAIYTAREGFARRANRVLHESLSDLTVTLKFVENGCSPEAERLIVDTMGWRTLQVPGARVLIQNLTVPKLLDAVSARDTKAITSLTVDGAQVFDLRAATVLLERLAQPHVRYQLERCELHELPRLLSLAEYSDGI